One segment of Anastrepha obliqua isolate idAnaObli1 chromosome 3, idAnaObli1_1.0, whole genome shotgun sequence DNA contains the following:
- the LOC129241184 gene encoding uncharacterized protein LOC129241184, whose product MKTKAGKTSESSGTSSNYVSDPVDTEGCNFGLTPIELPYLWYPNQESVNHLEYVRRLECEFTCLQRAFLALTTQFARLQFRVRQTVQAEPCEREALLLDLERVAFNGDEDSDELPRIQRDSINMGDVRHKQSYILERLRQQLGTLSEAQSWQPVPELDAAPPAQDSVDEVTCCCIRKKRKPPPTPETATDQSAFASSAESSRSSSSSPKTETGVGSESDGEKARNGTFSIITPTTQCDFCDETSCAVRKPKICYCNEMYEGNKPERDDC is encoded by the coding sequence atGAAAACTAAAGCTGGTAAAACTTCGGAAAGCAGCGGCACAAGCTCAAATTATGTATCCGATCCCGTCGACACAGAAGGTTGCAACTTTGGACTTACCCCCATCGAACTGCCCTACCTCTGGTATCCGAACCAAGAGAGTGTTAATCACCTCGAATACGTACGCCGGCTCGAGTGTGAGTTCACCTGCCTACAACGCGCCTTCCTTGCGCTCACAACACAATTCGCACGTTTGCAATTCCGAGTACGCCAAACAGTTCAAGCTGAGCCATGTGAACGCGAGGCACTACTCTTGGATCTCGAGCGGGTTGCCTTTAACGGCGATGAAGACAGCGACGAGTTGCCCCGCATTCAACGCGACTCCATCAATATGGGCGATGTGCGCCACAAACAAAGTTATATTCTGGAGCGATTGCGTCAACAACTGGGTACACTCTCGGAGGCGCAAAGCTGGCAACCGGTACCAGAGCTAGATGCTGCACCACCTGCACAGGATTCAGTTGATGAAGTAACCTGTTGCTGCATTCGTAAGAAACGAAAACCACCGCCAACACCTGAAACAGCCACTGATCAGAGCGCGTTCGCAAGTAGTGCGGAGTCCTCACGCTCCAGTTCGAGCAGTCCCAAAACTGAGACGGGAGTGGGAAGTGAAAGCGATGGTGAAAAAGCTCGCAACGGAACCTTCTCGATTATAACCCCAACCACTCAGTGCGACTTTTGCGACGAGACGAGCTGTGCTGTAAGAAAGCCAAAGATTTGCTACTGCAATGAAATGTACGAAGGCAATAAACCAGAGAGAGACGATTGCTGA